In a single window of the Leopardus geoffroyi isolate Oge1 chromosome D2, O.geoffroyi_Oge1_pat1.0, whole genome shotgun sequence genome:
- the ATOH7 gene encoding protein atonal homolog 7, translating into MKSCKPSNPAAAPRAAPPCAGGAECAGTCAGAGRLESAARRRLAANARERRRMQGLNTAFDRLRRVVPQWGQDKKLSKYETLQMALSYIMALTRILAEAERFGSERDWVSLHCEHFGRDHYLPFAGAKLPGEGEPYGQRLFGFQPEPFQMAS; encoded by the coding sequence ATGAAGTCCTGCAAGCCCAGCAACCCAGCGGCGGCACCGCGCGCCGCGCCCCCGTGCGCAGGCGGCGCCGAGTGCGCGGGTACGTGCGCCGGGGCCGGGCGGCTGGAGAGCGCGGCGCGCAGGCGCCTGGCGGCCAACGCGCGTGAGCGCCGTCGAATGCAGGGACTCAACACGGCCTTCGACCGCCTGCGCCGGGTGGTGCCCCAGTGGGGCCAGGATAAAAAGCTGTCCAAGTATGAGACCTTGCAGATGGCGCTGAGCTACATCATGGCGCTGACCCGCATCCTGGCCGAGGCCGAGCGATTCGGCTCCGAGCGGGACTGGGTCAGTCTCCACTGTGAGCACTTTGGCCGCGACCACTACCTTCCGTTCGCGGGCGCGAAGCTGCCGGGTGAGGGTGAGCCCTACGGCCAGAGGCTCTTCGGCTTCCAGCCGGAGCCCTTCCAGATGGCCAGTTAG